The following are encoded in a window of Novosphingobium sp. THN1 genomic DNA:
- a CDS encoding terminase gives MSSKTALITRAGRGKTAPVTITQDGLDVIEAMAAEGQDQRTIAKRLGINHQTFNNLRKTKPEVELALERGHAALGDELTHHLLNAARNGNIVAMIYLTKARLGWREGDAPKPGRTSPSTCPTAKPGSLPARDPRGAGTGCRAPGASPTWDPAMIDAIKPTPYQSTVLAVPEKWNLLLAGGRGGGKSMGALLLVLRHVEKYGSQARPLIVRETHKAVTELEEQLDGLLTAAYGRGVRHNRAEHTFRLPNGAIVECGQLDGPNAYKKFQGRSFTLLVIDEFGLVRDRRWDDLLKSNLRAPEGIPLREVRTANPGGPLHALIHQNYIAKSLAWHPYEVDGEVWVNCPSTLIDYPHLDHEDYQRRLKAACGNDEELFRAWVDGDWNIARGAFFGGALDERVHMLPVAWPYIIDRKAWRPFLAMDWGSAAPSVTYVCLKAPGDVGPFPKDSLILLDELATVDPNDPNVGLGWPPGKLAEAIHEMCGRWRVHPHGVGDDARGLEDTLLNVLQRHGINLQRPRKERVAGWAAMRERLFNAKEQNGRPGMWITGRCRYFWQTVPFLERDPSRPEDVMTDGPDHAADAARYAVMHANVRWGTGRVSAGHY, from the coding sequence ATGAGCAGCAAAACCGCACTCATAACCCGCGCTGGTCGCGGCAAAACCGCCCCGGTGACGATCACCCAAGATGGGTTGGACGTGATCGAAGCCATGGCTGCCGAAGGGCAGGACCAGCGCACCATCGCCAAGCGGCTCGGCATCAACCACCAGACGTTCAACAACCTGCGGAAGACCAAGCCTGAGGTCGAGCTGGCGCTTGAGCGCGGCCATGCCGCCCTGGGTGACGAGCTCACCCACCACCTGCTGAACGCGGCCCGCAACGGCAACATCGTGGCGATGATCTACCTCACCAAGGCCCGGCTCGGCTGGCGTGAGGGTGACGCCCCGAAGCCCGGCCGAACATCACCATCAACCTGCCCGACAGCCAAACCCGGAAGCCTACCTGCGCGCGATCCGCGTGGGGCAGGAACCGGATGCAGAGCGCCCGGCGCTTCCCCGACCTGGGACCCTGCGATGATCGACGCCATCAAGCCCACTCCCTACCAGTCCACCGTCCTTGCGGTCCCTGAGAAATGGAACCTGCTGCTCGCTGGCGGCCGCGGTGGTGGCAAGTCGATGGGCGCGCTGCTGCTCGTCCTGCGCCATGTCGAGAAGTACGGTTCCCAAGCCCGGCCGCTGATCGTGCGCGAAACCCACAAGGCGGTGACCGAGCTCGAAGAGCAGCTCGACGGCCTGCTGACCGCCGCCTATGGCCGGGGCGTCCGCCACAACCGGGCAGAGCACACCTTCCGGCTGCCCAATGGGGCCATCGTGGAGTGCGGGCAGCTCGACGGGCCCAACGCCTACAAGAAATTCCAAGGCCGCTCGTTCACGTTACTGGTGATCGACGAATTCGGCCTGGTGCGTGACCGCCGCTGGGATGACCTTCTCAAGTCCAACCTGCGCGCGCCGGAAGGCATCCCGCTCCGGGAAGTGCGCACTGCCAACCCCGGTGGGCCGCTCCATGCGCTGATCCACCAGAATTACATCGCCAAGTCGCTCGCCTGGCACCCCTACGAGGTGGACGGCGAAGTCTGGGTGAATTGCCCCTCGACGCTGATCGACTACCCGCACCTCGACCATGAGGACTACCAGCGCCGCCTCAAGGCGGCCTGCGGCAATGACGAAGAGCTCTTCCGGGCTTGGGTGGACGGCGACTGGAACATTGCCCGTGGCGCGTTCTTCGGTGGCGCGCTGGACGAGCGGGTCCACATGCTCCCGGTCGCATGGCCCTACATCATCGACCGGAAGGCATGGCGGCCTTTCCTTGCGATGGACTGGGGCAGCGCCGCGCCTTCCGTTACCTATGTCTGCCTCAAGGCTCCGGGCGATGTGGGCCCGTTCCCCAAGGACAGCCTGATCCTGCTGGACGAGCTCGCCACGGTCGATCCCAATGACCCGAACGTCGGTCTCGGCTGGCCGCCCGGCAAACTGGCCGAAGCCATCCACGAAATGTGCGGCCGCTGGCGTGTCCATCCCCATGGCGTGGGCGATGATGCGCGGGGTCTCGAAGACACGCTGCTCAATGTCCTGCAACGCCACGGCATCAACCTCCAGCGACCCCGGAAGGAGCGGGTCGCGGGCTGGGCCGCGATGCGAGAGCGCCTATTCAACGCCAAGGAGCAGAACGGCCGCCCCGGCATGTGGATCACCGGCCGGTGCCGCTATTTCTGGCAGACCGTCCCCTTCCTTGAGCGCGATCCGTCCCGGCCTGAGGACGTGATGACCGATGGCCCCGACCACGCGGCCGACGCTGCTCGATACGCTGTCATGCATGCCAACGTCCGCTGGGGAACCGGCCGGGTGTCAGCAGGCCACTACTGA
- a CDS encoding primase-helicase family protein → MTSSPTNGTDMPAQSPTAEAAPAPALAWLADLHPAVQSRICHGRNDPEAFVPYLCHLTGEELRAIFTNPALPGLHVAMEPGEARDREVMRLIRLVIWHRETWAHGALPEELNDHAFVRHYGNKPVVVHWSAGGELVHQAIGDFKNSHIDRFMPAVDPKTGQLVRAPLATAWLTHPNTPRYDRVEFLPGDTDPPPGVLNLWRGWPCRDDVTDDSEGEPVWCQRFLAHMRENVCGGDHETYWYLLGWMADALQNPHRTSEVAVVLRGPQGSGKTLWAKLFMELFAPHTLTLDKPDHLTGSFNKHLQDKSIIFADEAFFAGNRQHAATLKTLITGDEIFVHPKGVDGFMAKKLFRLIIASNDEHVIRAEGDDRRYLVLNVDAGEHNQSAAYFGAIVDEWQEGGRAALFQWLRGAYWRKMLESGAWDVRDRPKTAALQAQKDLSLSPATRLVHNMLRDGEVPGLYGADEKRGFVFVATRALQEAGRLGEEHERGLGEALCVLAGVGASSVRAYLGEGHARRQWRGYWLPPLDECRRRWEAHLGRKVEWPAGIATWGFEAQPPEPEDDLPF, encoded by the coding sequence GTGACCAGCTCCCCCACGAACGGAACCGATATGCCCGCTCAATCTCCCACCGCTGAGGCGGCCCCGGCCCCCGCGCTCGCCTGGCTGGCCGACCTGCACCCCGCCGTCCAGTCCCGCATCTGCCATGGCCGGAATGACCCCGAAGCCTTTGTGCCGTACCTCTGCCACCTCACCGGGGAAGAGCTGCGCGCCATTTTCACCAATCCCGCCCTTCCGGGCTTGCATGTGGCGATGGAGCCCGGAGAGGCCCGCGACAGGGAGGTGATGCGGCTGATCCGGCTGGTCATCTGGCACCGGGAAACGTGGGCCCATGGCGCACTGCCCGAAGAGCTGAACGATCACGCATTCGTTCGCCACTACGGCAACAAGCCGGTGGTGGTGCACTGGTCGGCGGGTGGGGAGCTCGTTCATCAGGCCATAGGCGACTTCAAGAATTCGCATATCGACCGCTTCATGCCCGCCGTGGACCCGAAGACCGGGCAGCTCGTCCGCGCCCCGCTCGCCACCGCCTGGCTGACGCACCCGAACACCCCGCGCTATGACCGGGTGGAGTTCTTGCCCGGCGACACCGACCCGCCGCCCGGAGTGCTCAACCTCTGGCGCGGCTGGCCCTGCCGCGATGACGTGACCGACGACAGCGAAGGCGAGCCCGTGTGGTGCCAGCGGTTCCTCGCGCACATGCGGGAGAACGTGTGCGGGGGCGACCACGAAACGTACTGGTACCTGCTCGGCTGGATGGCCGATGCTCTGCAAAACCCGCACCGCACTTCCGAAGTGGCCGTTGTGCTCCGGGGCCCGCAGGGCTCTGGCAAGACCCTCTGGGCCAAGCTGTTCATGGAGCTGTTCGCGCCGCACACGCTGACCCTCGACAAGCCCGACCACCTGACCGGTAGCTTCAACAAGCACCTGCAGGACAAGAGCATCATCTTCGCGGACGAGGCCTTCTTTGCCGGCAACCGGCAGCATGCCGCCACGCTCAAGACCCTCATCACCGGCGACGAGATATTCGTGCACCCGAAGGGCGTGGACGGCTTCATGGCGAAGAAGCTCTTTCGCCTCATCATCGCCAGCAATGACGAGCACGTGATCCGCGCCGAGGGTGACGACCGACGCTACCTCGTGCTGAACGTGGACGCGGGGGAGCACAACCAAAGCGCCGCCTACTTCGGGGCTATCGTGGACGAATGGCAGGAAGGCGGCCGGGCCGCGCTGTTCCAATGGCTGCGCGGGGCCTACTGGCGCAAAATGCTGGAGAGCGGCGCGTGGGACGTGCGGGACCGACCGAAGACGGCCGCGCTGCAAGCGCAGAAAGATTTGAGCCTGTCTCCCGCCACGCGGCTGGTGCACAACATGCTGCGCGATGGCGAGGTGCCGGGCCTGTACGGGGCCGACGAGAAGCGCGGCTTCGTGTTCGTCGCCACGCGGGCATTGCAGGAGGCAGGCCGCCTTGGTGAAGAGCACGAGCGCGGGCTGGGCGAGGCCCTATGTGTGCTTGCCGGTGTAGGGGCGTCGAGCGTCCGCGCCTACCTGGGCGAAGGCCATGCCCGCCGCCAGTGGCGCGGGTATTGGCTCCCACCGCTGGACGAGTGCCGCCGTCGCTGGGAGGCGCATCTTGGGCGCAAGGTGGAATGGCCTGCTGGCATTGCCACCTGGGGCTTCGAGGCCCAGCCACCCGAGCCAGAAGACGACTTGCCGTTCTGA
- a CDS encoding AlpA family transcriptional regulator, whose protein sequence is MAERFMTMEQVRGRVALSKTEIYRKIKVGAFPKPVPLGTQKVAFVESEVTAWMDDRLRARAEGEGAERRSQQGRDAVSARPDRANG, encoded by the coding sequence GCCGAGCGATTCATGACAATGGAGCAAGTGCGGGGCCGCGTGGCCCTGTCCAAGACTGAGATATACCGCAAGATCAAGGTCGGGGCGTTTCCCAAGCCGGTCCCCTTGGGCACTCAGAAGGTCGCCTTCGTGGAGAGCGAGGTGACCGCGTGGATGGACGACCGGCTGCGGGCCCGTGCCGAGGGCGAGGGAGCGGAACGGCGGTCGCAGCAGGGGCGGGACGCGGTGAGCGCCCGGCCGGATCGGGCAAATGGATAG